In Paenibacillus ihbetae, the following are encoded in one genomic region:
- a CDS encoding sigma-70 family RNA polymerase sigma factor, which translates to MSELAKALSQQQFSEDITRCSGKLYRVAYCYVKNEQDALDIVSEATYKAYLSYERMKTPQYFESWITRIVIHCALDRLNRNKRITFMEDQTQEYAAAELAVPLEEKLDLYEAMDRLAPEEKAYIILKFFEDLRFRDIADVLELPENTVKTRFYRIIGKLKQYLVEGEVEGL; encoded by the coding sequence GTGAGTGAACTGGCCAAGGCACTTTCGCAGCAGCAGTTCAGCGAAGATATTACGAGGTGCAGCGGGAAGCTGTACCGGGTGGCATATTGTTATGTCAAAAATGAGCAGGACGCCCTGGATATCGTATCAGAAGCGACATACAAGGCTTATCTTTCTTATGAGCGGATGAAGACGCCGCAGTATTTCGAATCCTGGATTACCCGGATCGTGATTCACTGTGCGCTCGATCGTCTGAACCGAAACAAGCGGATCACCTTTATGGAGGATCAGACCCAGGAATACGCGGCTGCCGAACTCGCGGTTCCGCTGGAAGAGAAGCTGGATTTATATGAGGCGATGGACCGGCTTGCGCCGGAGGAGAAGGCGTATATTATTTTGAAATTTTTCGAAGACCTGCGCTTCAGAGACATTGCCGATGTCCTGGAGCTGCCGGAGAACACGGTCAAAACCCGGTTTTACCGCATCATCGGAAAGCTTAAACAATATTTGGTCGAAGGAGAGGTCGAGGGATTATGA